One Dama dama isolate Ldn47 chromosome 31, ASM3311817v1, whole genome shotgun sequence genomic window carries:
- the DPPA2 gene encoding developmental pluripotency-associated protein 2, with amino-acid sequence MAYSNYGKNFFEGPLEEENVILTLYPVNEEIIEDHQVDPGVSSTSEVKEAPNTNDQVPIPQINELEEDCPSSNFRRSVCPLPTTLPPINDVSRDTLRYWCQQLKLSTDGQKIEVYRRLQEHAYPEKDQYIPKSSREARMHSCSRKHNVVTKRGSVQKRKMRKGEEQTSVVEVVTSAQAAMLAAWSRIAARAVQPKAVNSRALRTSESFLPQASGVRWCVVHGRPLLADTEGWVRLQFQAGQAWVPDTPRRMTSLFMLPACIFAPPDLEDNLLCPECAKRNKKIMKRLIAMGRRKKAGLDSSTSLLSNGPCLKTD; translated from the exons ATGGCATACTCAAATTACGGGAAG AATTTCTTTGAGGGGCCATTAGAAGAAGAAAATGTGATTCTTACATTGTATCCAGTTAATGAGGAAATTATTGAAGACCATCAAGTGGATCCAGGTGTTTCTTCAACTTCGGAAGTCAAAGAGGCACCGAATACAAATGATCAAG TTCCTATTCCTCAAATAAATGAGCTTGAGGAAGATTGTCCAAGCTCCAACTTTAGAAGATCAGTTTGCCCCTTGCCGACCACATTGCCTCCAATTAACGATGTGAGTCGGGACACTCTGCGGTACTGGTGCCAACAGCTTAAGCTGAGTACCGACGGCCAG AAAATAGAAGTTTATCGGAGACTCCAGGAACATGCTTATCCTGAAAAAGATCAG TATATTCCTAAATCATCACGGGAGGCCCGAATGCACTCGTGTTCAAGGAAACACAACGTGGTGACCAAGAGAGGAAGTGTACAGAAAAGGAAGATGAGGAAGGGTGAGGAACAGACTAGCGTGGTTGAGGTGGTAACTTCAGCTCAGGCGGCCATGCTGGCAGCGTGGTCAAGAATTGCTGCAAGGGCTGTTCAACCGAAGGCTGTGAATTCACGTGCTCTTCGTACCTCTGAATCCTTTCTGCCACAAGCCTCAG GTGTCCGGTGGTGTGTGGTCCATGGCAGACCGCTCTTGGCAGACACAGAGGGTTGGGTTCGCCTGCAGTTCCAAGCAGGTCAGGCCTGGGTGCCCGACACCCCCAGGAGGATGACCTCTCTCTTCATGCTACCTGCCTGCATTTTCGCACCCCCAGACCTGGAAGATAACCTGTTATGCCCTGAATGTGCTAAGAG GAAtaagaagattatgaaaaggttaATCGCaatggggaggaggaagaaagctGGTTTGGATTCATCAACATCATTGCTTTCAAACGGGCCATGTCTTAAGACAGACTAA